In the genome of uncultured Pseudodesulfovibrio sp., one region contains:
- a CDS encoding response regulator, producing MTDVKVLLIDDEARYTDALARRLGRRGLSVATADGGAQALEALSENPVDVALLDMKMAGMDGIKTLSAIKRQHPEVEVVMLTAHADTDIVISSLAMGAFDYLLKPADLEELVRKIEDAAMRKRSNSK from the coding sequence GTGACCGACGTGAAGGTGCTGCTCATTGACGATGAGGCTCGTTACACCGACGCCCTGGCCCGCCGCCTTGGCCGCAGGGGGCTGTCCGTGGCAACCGCCGACGGCGGGGCACAGGCACTCGAAGCCCTGTCTGAAAACCCGGTGGACGTGGCGCTGCTCGACATGAAGATGGCGGGTATGGACGGGATCAAGACCCTGAGCGCCATCAAGCGGCAGCACCCGGAGGTGGAGGTGGTCATGCTGACCGCCCACGCCGACACGGACATCGTTATTTCCAGTCTGGCCATGGGGGCGTTCGACTACCTCCTGAAGCCGGCGGATTTGGAGGAACTGGTCCGCAAGATCGAAGATGCGGCCATGCGAAAGAGAAGCAATTCGAAGTGA
- a CDS encoding ATP-binding protein, with the protein MAQRLLKAIQAEVLDTGIRTGTATESGAMNQEQKSSYDNLSRNLSLTVITVSFAPLILVGGLIFHQFRSIYTEKVFAHLTEVVDKHAADINTFLRDKLTEVQYISRTSSFEELTTSSHLDKALRGMQQQYGRIFVDLGVVDSRGRQVAYAGPFSLLDADYSGADWFRKSKENDAIVSDVFEGLRQSPHFIISVSQGKGDARWTLRATIDFLAFSYLVQNIRIGETGFAYILNSRGMYQTRPKDERNQALELTPRRQLGRSNSLAGVSIFESSDREGDAYVTVTAPIKGGEWQLVYQQKSSDAFSAMTRTELVTLGVFLVGGLAIVVMALLISRKLVVRFQAIDQESELMSKQIVETGKLAAIGELAAGIAHEINNPVAIMIEEAGWVSDLMEDEGSGLPSYAEIQRALAQVGNQGRRCKDITHKLLSFARQSDSRVTEMSVPEFIREVVDISMQQARFAQVEFDLDLDETMPRISASATELQQVLLNLVNNAIQAMEPDGGRLSIGCTMDGGQAAITVADTGPGIPAANLSRIFDPFFTTKPVGKGSGLGLSICFGIIHQMGGEIDVESTVGRGTRFTIRLPVPPPSRQPETRQEMRHD; encoded by the coding sequence GTGGCACAACGATTGCTCAAGGCAATACAGGCAGAGGTATTGGATACGGGCATTCGGACCGGAACTGCGACCGAGAGCGGGGCCATGAACCAGGAACAGAAGTCATCGTACGACAACCTGTCGCGAAACCTGTCGTTGACGGTCATCACGGTGTCGTTCGCACCGCTGATCCTGGTTGGCGGGCTCATCTTCCATCAGTTCCGGTCCATATATACCGAAAAGGTCTTCGCCCATTTGACCGAGGTCGTGGACAAGCACGCGGCCGATATCAACACCTTTCTGCGGGACAAGCTCACCGAGGTTCAATACATCAGCCGAACCTCCTCGTTCGAGGAACTGACCACCTCAAGCCACCTGGACAAGGCCCTGCGCGGGATGCAGCAGCAGTACGGCCGCATCTTCGTCGACCTGGGCGTGGTCGACAGCCGGGGCCGCCAGGTGGCCTATGCCGGTCCGTTCAGCCTCCTGGACGCGGATTATTCCGGAGCTGACTGGTTTCGCAAATCCAAGGAGAATGACGCAATAGTCAGCGATGTCTTCGAGGGATTGCGCCAGTCACCCCACTTCATCATCTCCGTCAGCCAGGGGAAGGGCGATGCGCGCTGGACCCTGCGTGCGACCATCGACTTTCTGGCTTTCAGTTACCTGGTTCAGAACATCCGTATCGGTGAAACCGGCTTCGCCTACATCCTTAACAGCCGGGGCATGTACCAGACCCGGCCCAAGGACGAACGCAACCAGGCGCTGGAACTGACGCCGCGACGTCAGCTCGGCCGGTCCAACTCCCTGGCCGGAGTATCCATCTTCGAGTCCTCCGATCGCGAGGGCGACGCCTACGTTACGGTAACCGCGCCCATCAAGGGCGGTGAGTGGCAGCTGGTCTATCAGCAGAAGTCCTCCGACGCCTTTTCCGCCATGACCCGTACCGAGCTTGTCACGCTGGGCGTCTTCCTCGTCGGCGGCCTGGCCATTGTGGTCATGGCCCTGCTCATCTCCCGGAAGCTGGTCGTCCGGTTCCAGGCCATCGACCAGGAGTCCGAGCTCATGAGCAAGCAGATCGTTGAGACGGGCAAGCTGGCGGCCATCGGCGAATTGGCCGCGGGCATCGCTCACGAGATCAACAATCCGGTGGCCATCATGATCGAGGAGGCCGGCTGGGTCAGCGACCTCATGGAAGACGAAGGCAGCGGCCTGCCTTCCTACGCGGAGATTCAGCGAGCTTTGGCCCAGGTAGGCAATCAGGGGCGGCGCTGCAAGGACATCACCCACAAGCTGCTTTCCTTTGCCCGGCAAAGCGACTCCAGGGTGACCGAGATGTCCGTGCCCGAATTCATCCGCGAGGTGGTCGATATTTCCATGCAGCAGGCCCGTTTTGCCCAGGTGGAGTTCGATCTGGACCTGGACGAGACCATGCCGCGCATCTCGGCCTCGGCCACCGAGTTGCAGCAGGTGCTGCTCAACCTGGTCAACAACGCCATTCAGGCCATGGAACCCGACGGCGGCAGGCTGTCCATCGGCTGCACCATGGACGGGGGACAGGCCGCGATCACCGTGGCCGATACCGGTCCCGGCATTCCGGCGGCCAACCTGAGCCGTATTTTCGATCCGTTCTTCACCACCAAGCCGGTGGGCAAGGGGAGCGGTCTGGGATTGTCCATATGTTTCGGAATTATCCACCAGATGGGTGGAGAGATAGACGTGGAAAGCACAGTGGGCAGGGGCACGCGGTTCACCATCCGTCTGCCGGTGCCGCCGCCCTCACGGCAACCTGAAACGCGACAGGAGATGAGACATGACTGA
- a CDS encoding response regulator: MNTSGGTGREIRLLIVDDETGFAEVLCKRMRRRGVEAASAASGDEAVLLLRREEFDVAIVDLKLQGMNGIEILKVFRLMAPEMPVLMLTGHGSEEARDECLKLGAAGYLSKPVEFDRLLDKALELSAGRVRA, from the coding sequence ATGAATACCTCCGGCGGGACCGGACGCGAGATTCGCCTGCTCATCGTTGATGATGAGACCGGGTTCGCCGAGGTCCTGTGCAAGCGCATGCGCCGTCGCGGCGTGGAGGCGGCTTCTGCCGCCAGCGGCGACGAGGCGGTGTTGCTGCTGCGCCGCGAGGAGTTCGACGTGGCCATCGTGGACCTCAAGCTCCAGGGCATGAACGGAATCGAGATCCTGAAGGTTTTCCGGCTCATGGCCCCGGAGATGCCGGTGCTCATGCTCACCGGTCACGGCAGCGAGGAGGCCCGCGACGAGTGTCTGAAGCTCGGTGCGGCGGGCTATCTCTCCAAGCCCGTGGAGTTCGACAGGCTGCTCGACAAGGCGTTGGAACTGAGCGCCGGGAGGGTGCGTGCGTGA
- a CDS encoding response regulator encodes MTAPVRILLVDDETAFVETLAKRLGHLGASVRTAEGGIEAYAILESEPMDVVLLDMHMPDLNGLETLKIIRKNFPATEVILLTGEGDMTRHMQCLEAGAFDFLLKPVPLERLWKRILDAVGS; translated from the coding sequence ATGACCGCACCCGTCCGCATACTGCTCGTCGACGACGAGACCGCCTTTGTCGAGACCCTGGCCAAACGGCTGGGCCATCTCGGGGCGAGCGTGCGCACGGCAGAGGGCGGTATCGAGGCATACGCAATCCTGGAATCCGAACCCATGGACGTTGTACTGCTGGACATGCACATGCCCGACCTGAACGGGCTGGAGACCCTCAAGATCATCCGCAAGAATTTCCCGGCCACAGAGGTCATCCTGCTCACGGGCGAAGGCGACATGACCCGGCACATGCAGTGCCTGGAAGCCGGGGCTTTCGACTTCCTGCTCAAGCCGGTTCCCCTGGAACGGTTATGGAAACGCATCCTGGACGCCGTCGGTTCGTAG
- a CDS encoding response regulator, with the protein MTDATVLIVDDERGFVETMAKRLEKRNMTVFQAFDGDEAMIRLAEQPTIQVVILDMKMPGKDGLVVLQEIKEAYPLVEVIMLTGHATVPSAVEGIQHGAYDYLMKPCSFEDLNQKIAEAVELKSEHEEEAVEARLSDIAGRMG; encoded by the coding sequence ATGACTGATGCCACTGTGTTGATCGTGGACGACGAGCGCGGGTTCGTCGAGACCATGGCCAAGCGGCTCGAAAAGCGCAACATGACCGTTTTCCAAGCCTTTGACGGTGACGAGGCCATGATCCGGCTGGCGGAGCAACCGACCATCCAGGTGGTCATTCTGGATATGAAGATGCCCGGCAAGGACGGCCTGGTCGTCCTGCAGGAGATCAAGGAGGCCTATCCCCTGGTCGAGGTCATCATGCTGACCGGTCACGCCACGGTGCCGTCGGCGGTCGAAGGCATCCAGCACGGGGCCTACGATTATCTGATGAAGCCGTGCAGCTTCGAGGACCTGAACCAGAAGATCGCCGAGGCCGTCGAGCTCAAAAGCGAGCACGAGGAAGAGGCGGTCGAGGCCCGGCTCAGCGACATAGCCGGGCGCATGGGGTAG